From the uncultured Trichococcus sp. genome, one window contains:
- a CDS encoding potassium transporter TrkG, which translates to MLKKFSSWTASQKIATSFAFVIFVGSLILSLPISQLPTSEATYFDNLFTAISMVCVTGLFTESVHDSYTLFGQVVGIILMQIGGLGLMTLIASIITRLKGRIGLRNRLAVQEGINRGDARGFREYLSDILKYTAVFEGLGFILLSFRFVPDMGWGMGLFTSLFLAISAFCNAGFDPLGNVGLVDYVHDPWINFVITTLILLGGIGFSVWFDVSKNIKCYFSKKCRPSPKIFFRSLSLHSRLAISVSFVLILVGTVFFVAAEYNNNASIGTFTFPQKLMTGYFQTITMRTAGFSTVDFTTVYPFTLFWFVFTMFIGGSPGGTAGGLKTTTFAIVFLTLYNELRGQSNVNIANHTISRQQVRQAFVIFMTFLGSLIIGTSLLSILNPEVDFIYILFEAISSIATVGVSANLTPTLGRLSQAVIMVMMFAGRIGPVTMLDSLTRRTQKVHEVEYSKGTILIG; encoded by the coding sequence AGAAATTTTCGAGTTGGACTGCTTCGCAAAAGATCGCCACGAGCTTTGCTTTTGTCATCTTTGTAGGATCGCTAATACTATCATTGCCGATCAGCCAACTGCCCACTTCGGAAGCTACGTATTTCGATAATTTATTTACGGCGATCTCCATGGTCTGCGTGACAGGACTGTTCACTGAATCTGTCCATGATTCCTATACGTTATTTGGCCAAGTCGTGGGGATCATCCTGATGCAAATCGGGGGCTTAGGTTTGATGACCTTGATTGCCTCCATCATAACGCGTTTGAAGGGTCGGATTGGCCTGCGCAATCGCTTGGCTGTTCAAGAAGGAATCAACCGCGGGGATGCAAGAGGATTCAGAGAATATTTATCGGATATTCTGAAGTATACGGCAGTTTTTGAAGGCCTCGGTTTCATCCTGTTGTCTTTCCGGTTTGTTCCGGATATGGGCTGGGGAATGGGCCTGTTCACTTCCCTATTCTTGGCTATTTCCGCATTCTGTAACGCTGGCTTTGATCCACTGGGCAATGTCGGCCTGGTTGACTATGTGCATGATCCTTGGATCAATTTTGTCATCACTACCTTGATCCTTCTGGGAGGAATCGGTTTTTCAGTATGGTTCGATGTATCCAAAAATATCAAATGCTACTTCAGCAAGAAATGCAGACCAAGCCCGAAAATTTTCTTCCGCAGCTTGTCTCTGCACAGCCGATTAGCCATTTCGGTATCATTCGTCTTGATTCTTGTCGGTACAGTGTTCTTTGTTGCTGCAGAATACAATAATAACGCATCAATCGGAACATTCACTTTTCCGCAAAAACTGATGACTGGTTACTTCCAGACCATCACCATGCGGACTGCCGGATTTTCCACCGTCGACTTTACGACCGTCTACCCATTTACTCTTTTTTGGTTTGTCTTTACAATGTTCATAGGTGGTTCTCCTGGTGGTACGGCCGGCGGATTGAAGACGACCACTTTTGCGATCGTCTTTCTGACGCTCTACAATGAGTTGCGCGGACAGAGCAATGTCAACATCGCAAACCACACCATCAGCAGACAGCAAGTCCGCCAAGCATTTGTTATTTTTATGACTTTCCTTGGAAGTCTGATTATCGGCACTAGCTTGTTGAGTATCCTGAATCCCGAAGTGGACTTCATCTATATTCTGTTTGAAGCCATTTCGTCAATCGCAACCGTTGGGGTCAGCGCGAACTTGACACCTACTTTAGGCCGCTTGAGCCAAGCTGTCATCATGGTGATGATGTTCGCAGGACGTATCGGACCGGTGACGATGCTTGATAGCCTGACAAGACGTACACAAAAAGTTCATGAAGTTGAATATTCTAAAGGAACTATCCTGATCGGATAA
- a CDS encoding TrkA family potassium uptake protein, translating into MSKLVGILGLGIFGSTIAKTLSEFDSDVIVVDKDPENVNRLEPFITKGIIGDVTDLALLESIGLADCDVVVIATGTVLEASVLAVMNCKKLGIKHIIAKAKNKNYREVLEAIGADTVILPEKETGMRVAKNILRTNIEDVVNLDDQTSIIEFYPPVKWVGKTLGQLDLRNKYDINIIGLRKQRGERLDVSFSADYVVDKDIVLVGITESDVFERFDYLNQLS; encoded by the coding sequence ATGAGTAAATTGGTTGGTATTTTGGGACTTGGTATTTTCGGATCGACAATCGCAAAAACTTTGAGCGAGTTCGACTCGGATGTTATCGTAGTCGATAAGGATCCGGAGAACGTCAATCGATTGGAGCCTTTCATCACGAAAGGAATCATCGGGGACGTAACGGATTTGGCCTTATTGGAGTCGATTGGGCTCGCTGACTGCGATGTGGTCGTCATTGCTACCGGTACGGTGTTGGAGGCCAGCGTATTGGCCGTCATGAACTGTAAAAAATTGGGCATCAAACACATCATTGCAAAAGCTAAAAATAAAAATTACCGTGAAGTTCTGGAAGCGATCGGTGCAGACACTGTTATCCTTCCTGAAAAAGAGACAGGCATGCGCGTCGCCAAAAATATCTTGCGCACCAACATCGAAGATGTGGTGAATCTGGATGATCAGACTTCCATCATTGAATTCTATCCGCCTGTAAAATGGGTCGGCAAAACATTGGGTCAGTTGGATTTGCGCAACAAATACGATATAAACATCATCGGATTGCGCAAACAGCGTGGCGAACGCTTGGATGTGTCGTTCTCGGCAGATTATGTTGTGGATAAAGATATCGTGCTTGTGGGTATCACCGAATCCGATGTTTTTGAACGTTTCGACTATTTGAACCAACTTTCTTGA
- a CDS encoding trypsin-like peptidase domain-containing protein has translation MDRDEENKKNPLDQEAYNETETEIESTAADAPSADHIQEDLSKEKEIAAEYTEVEEPSKEEPEVEPATRATMNKEERSRVYNSVSETEENARRPKDRKNSPIKNGIVGGLIGGGMVALIGAGLLFGSGILGNGSGTGDTGNNSVNETVMDVAVNVTTDTTAAVEKVQDAVVSIINMQAGNMNMFGFDLPQNSSDTTNGKLETSSEGSGVIYKIEDDLAYIVTNNHVIDGADELEILMKDGTKEVATVVGSDVWTDLAVLTIPAENVAAVASFGDSDAVNVGEPAIAIGSPLGTEFATSVTQGIISAKNRSVSTDVDSDGIVDWDVTALQTDAAINPGNSGGALINIAGQVIGINSMKISDSNVEGMGFAIPSNDVLTIINELEQNGEIIRPILGVSMLDLSQISASQQSSVLALPENVTEGVVIAEVQALSAAELGGLEQYDVITEMNGEAVTSIVDLRKILYALEVGTDVEISYYREGTLQSTTVTLTEGQTSAE, from the coding sequence ATGGACAGGGATGAAGAAAATAAAAAAAATCCGCTCGATCAAGAAGCATACAATGAAACGGAAACTGAAATTGAATCGACTGCCGCCGATGCTCCATCTGCTGATCATATTCAAGAAGACTTATCCAAAGAAAAAGAAATAGCTGCCGAATACACTGAGGTCGAAGAGCCGTCCAAGGAAGAGCCGGAAGTGGAACCAGCCACAAGAGCGACGATGAACAAAGAGGAACGTTCGCGCGTATACAACAGCGTAAGTGAAACCGAAGAAAACGCGAGACGCCCGAAAGACCGCAAAAATTCACCGATCAAGAACGGCATCGTCGGCGGATTGATCGGCGGCGGGATGGTCGCCCTGATTGGCGCCGGCTTGCTGTTCGGATCGGGCATCCTCGGCAACGGATCCGGAACAGGCGATACCGGAAACAACTCCGTCAACGAAACCGTCATGGATGTCGCCGTCAATGTGACGACCGACACGACTGCAGCTGTGGAAAAAGTGCAGGATGCGGTCGTCTCCATCATCAATATGCAGGCAGGCAACATGAACATGTTCGGCTTCGATCTGCCGCAGAACTCTTCCGATACCACAAACGGCAAGCTGGAGACATCGAGTGAGGGCAGCGGCGTCATCTATAAGATCGAGGACGACCTTGCGTATATCGTTACGAACAACCACGTCATCGACGGGGCGGATGAGCTGGAAATCCTGATGAAGGACGGCACGAAAGAAGTAGCGACCGTTGTCGGCAGCGATGTCTGGACCGACTTGGCCGTCCTGACGATCCCGGCAGAGAATGTCGCTGCGGTGGCTTCCTTCGGTGATTCCGACGCCGTGAATGTCGGTGAACCGGCCATCGCGATCGGATCTCCGCTTGGGACCGAGTTCGCGACTTCGGTCACGCAAGGCATCATTTCAGCCAAAAACCGTTCCGTATCCACAGATGTGGACAGCGACGGTATCGTCGACTGGGATGTGACGGCACTGCAGACGGATGCGGCGATCAATCCGGGCAATTCCGGCGGCGCCTTGATCAACATCGCCGGTCAGGTCATCGGCATCAACTCGATGAAGATATCCGATTCGAACGTTGAAGGGATGGGCTTCGCAATCCCGAGCAATGACGTCCTGACGATCATCAACGAACTGGAACAAAACGGCGAAATCATCCGTCCAATCCTGGGCGTATCCATGCTGGATCTATCCCAGATTTCCGCATCCCAACAAAGCTCTGTCCTGGCGCTGCCTGAGAACGTGACGGAAGGCGTTGTCATTGCCGAAGTCCAAGCCTTATCCGCAGCCGAATTGGGCGGCTTGGAACAATACGACGTCATCACGGAAATGAACGGGGAAGCCGTAACGAGCATCGTCGACCTGCGCAAGATCCTGTATGCACTGGAAGTGGGAACCGATGTGGAAATCTCCTACTACCGCGAAGGCACGCTGCAATCAACGACCGTAACCTTGACTGAGGGACAGACCTCTGCCGAATAA
- a CDS encoding MBL fold metallo-hydrolase, whose product MHVSYLASGSSGNCTYIETPKRKILVDCGLSGKKIAGLMAKIDRDIAEVDTILVTHEHRDHVHGLGVLARKYHMDLYANEATWKAMDHIIGNVKTEQKHIFEMGQVLSLGDVDIQSYGVSHDAAEPQFYSFHHEGKQMVMLTDTGYVSDRLRGLLRDADAYLIESNHDLELLRMGGYPWSLKQRILGDEGHLSNEDGAAAVAEMLGNRTKRIYLGHLSRDNNIKTLAHHTAESILMQKGMGVNEDFFVYDTDPDEPTELFRV is encoded by the coding sequence ATGCACGTCAGCTATCTGGCGAGCGGCAGTTCCGGAAACTGCACCTATATCGAGACACCCAAACGGAAAATATTGGTGGACTGCGGACTGAGCGGCAAGAAAATTGCCGGACTGATGGCGAAAATCGATCGTGATATCGCAGAGGTGGACACGATCCTCGTCACGCATGAACACCGCGATCACGTGCACGGATTGGGCGTCCTGGCGCGCAAATACCACATGGACCTTTATGCGAACGAAGCGACTTGGAAGGCGATGGACCACATCATCGGCAACGTCAAGACCGAGCAGAAGCATATCTTCGAGATGGGTCAGGTGCTGAGCTTGGGCGATGTCGACATCCAAAGCTACGGCGTTTCCCATGATGCTGCGGAGCCGCAGTTCTACTCGTTCCATCATGAAGGCAAGCAGATGGTCATGTTGACCGATACCGGCTATGTCAGCGATCGTTTGCGCGGTTTGTTGAGGGATGCCGATGCTTATCTTATCGAGAGCAACCATGATCTGGAATTGCTGCGGATGGGCGGGTACCCGTGGTCGCTGAAGCAGCGCATTTTGGGGGATGAAGGCCATCTGTCGAATGAGGATGGGGCTGCCGCCGTCGCCGAAATGCTGGGCAACCGGACGAAGCGCATCTATCTGGGACATCTGAGCCGGGACAACAACATCAAGACCTTGGCGCACCATACCGCCGAAAGCATTCTGATGCAAAAAGGCATGGGCGTCAATGAAGATTTTTTTGTATATGATACCGATCCGGACGAGCCGACTGAACTTTTCAGAGTCTAG
- a CDS encoding pyruvate kinase yields the protein MKEKERNELQSLYEEMRALREAVQEEGNALYAEWKSGISRTSFELSAKNLAYYLALRRRDIRPLQGRLSKWGLSSLGRTESKVLQQLDAIVRNLALMSGEIKQLDDYPQTTEKFPGRKKLATETKALLGDPPKHRTTRIMVTLPEQAATDKDFLVRLLERGMDIARINCAHDDSAVWLKMIENLKEAQKTADRSCRIYFDIAGPKIRVDAVSSEKDKPRLKVGDLFFLTADASYKNLEHYPVIVFSESLNLFDELKVDSPVILDDGVLEGRVVEQKPQGVVVQVGKVAKAKGIRVKPQKGLNFPESTFRMTILTDKDREDLLVAVGEADILGFSFVRGSKDIAAIQKTLMEQVGSEAAAAIPLVIKIETVEAVNHLPELIVAAASKNPLAIMIARGDLAAEAGFLRLSELQEEILWICEAAHIPVIWSTQVLENMVKNGVPTRAEMSDATMAGQAECVMLNKGAFVEEGIALLDAILVQSQQNRSKKTAQLRALKIAKKAWRKPKK from the coding sequence ATGAAAGAGAAAGAACGGAATGAGTTGCAGTCGTTATATGAGGAGATGCGGGCGCTTCGGGAAGCGGTCCAGGAGGAAGGCAATGCCCTTTATGCGGAATGGAAGTCGGGTATTTCCCGGACTTCGTTTGAGCTGAGCGCCAAAAACCTTGCCTACTATCTGGCGTTGCGCCGCAGGGATATCCGGCCGTTGCAGGGCCGTCTGTCGAAATGGGGGTTATCCTCACTGGGAAGAACGGAATCGAAAGTCCTCCAACAGCTGGATGCGATCGTACGCAACTTGGCGCTGATGTCCGGGGAAATCAAGCAGCTGGATGACTATCCGCAGACGACCGAAAAGTTCCCGGGCCGGAAAAAACTGGCGACCGAGACGAAAGCCTTATTGGGCGACCCGCCGAAGCACCGGACGACCCGGATCATGGTCACCCTGCCGGAACAGGCCGCAACCGACAAAGATTTTCTCGTCCGCCTGCTGGAGCGCGGCATGGATATCGCCCGCATCAACTGCGCCCATGACGACAGTGCCGTTTGGCTGAAGATGATCGAGAATCTGAAGGAAGCCCAAAAAACTGCCGACAGGAGCTGCCGCATTTATTTTGATATCGCTGGGCCGAAGATCCGGGTGGATGCCGTCAGCAGCGAAAAGGATAAACCGCGCCTTAAGGTTGGGGATTTGTTCTTCCTGACGGCGGATGCTTCCTATAAAAATCTGGAACACTATCCAGTTATCGTGTTCAGCGAAAGCCTGAACCTCTTTGACGAACTGAAGGTCGACAGTCCGGTCATTTTGGATGATGGCGTCCTGGAAGGGCGTGTCGTGGAGCAAAAACCGCAAGGCGTCGTCGTGCAGGTAGGAAAAGTGGCCAAAGCGAAAGGAATCAGAGTGAAACCGCAGAAAGGGCTCAATTTTCCGGAATCGACCTTTAGGATGACGATTTTGACGGATAAGGACCGCGAAGACTTGCTTGTTGCAGTGGGAGAGGCCGATATATTGGGATTCTCCTTTGTCCGCGGAAGCAAGGACATCGCCGCTATCCAGAAGACTTTAATGGAGCAGGTCGGCAGCGAAGCAGCTGCAGCCATCCCGTTGGTGATCAAAATCGAAACGGTGGAAGCCGTGAATCACCTGCCGGAACTGATCGTCGCCGCCGCCAGCAAAAACCCTTTGGCGATCATGATCGCCCGCGGAGATTTGGCTGCCGAGGCCGGGTTCCTGCGGTTGTCGGAACTGCAGGAGGAAATACTTTGGATCTGCGAGGCTGCCCACATTCCCGTCATCTGGAGCACGCAGGTACTCGAGAACATGGTGAAGAACGGCGTGCCGACGCGGGCGGAAATGTCGGATGCGACGATGGCCGGGCAGGCGGAGTGCGTCATGCTGAACAAGGGTGCCTTCGTGGAAGAGGGAATCGCTTTGCTGGATGCTATCCTGGTGCAGAGCCAACAGAACCGTTCGAAGAAAACAGCCCAACTGCGTGCGCTCAAAATCGCCAAGAAAGCTTGGCGCAAACCAAAAAAATAA
- a CDS encoding DUF2207 domain-containing protein encodes MKRIGSIVLFMFFFLIGFGQKEVQARSYEITNYDVLVEIQRDGSAFFTESITYDFEGEFNGVLYDLDISEVADPTDVKVSMQGYLSENPFPFALSDTEESGTFKLDNTGDFLNFTVYNKMTDEIQTVIYQYRIPEIITNYNDIAEFNRKVIGSAWEDPLNDVDVTVLLPEVAGAEELRAWGHGGDENSTVTLEDNQKVLLYVPQNPANQFVEAHVIFPTRITADNPNVVNEDKFDEILAQEAALAEEEERNAQLFAILSAVLAVVAPILPILVFLWIRKARKIEIPQEIHLPDHIYELPEDMTPAVMSGAVFSGNVQAADISATILDLVRKGYLTISPVQIPQKGIFGREKAPEDSFRLTQIKDTKNVPLLSHEKQLLDWFIHDVGDGESVTLDDIENIADNSAEAKRFNENRVKWQERVMDVATPKRQNYRSKDNKKAVAFAVLALVANGFLLFAIVFFGIISGTFTAWAIILAVLGAVFSFIQLMVVAVKPIMTAEGERTKQEWVGFRNMLKDVGDFPMREVGSIALWDHFLVYAVSLGVADKVMKQMQVEFPVNEIQASAFGSYYYMNNAIFLSTLNNSINTGVTKSMPTSSNSSGFGGGFGGGSSGGSGGGSGGGAF; translated from the coding sequence ATGAAACGGATAGGCTCGATTGTGCTGTTCATGTTCTTTTTTTTGATCGGATTTGGACAGAAGGAAGTACAGGCCCGTTCCTATGAGATTACGAACTACGATGTGCTGGTCGAAATACAGCGGGATGGCAGCGCTTTTTTCACCGAAAGCATCACTTACGATTTCGAAGGGGAATTCAATGGGGTGCTTTATGATTTGGATATTTCGGAGGTAGCGGACCCGACGGATGTGAAGGTTTCTATGCAAGGCTATCTGTCGGAAAATCCTTTCCCTTTTGCTTTGAGCGACACGGAGGAATCAGGGACGTTCAAACTGGACAACACCGGTGATTTCCTGAATTTCACCGTGTACAACAAGATGACCGATGAGATCCAGACGGTCATCTATCAATACCGCATTCCGGAAATCATCACGAACTACAACGACATCGCTGAGTTCAACCGCAAAGTCATCGGTTCAGCCTGGGAGGATCCGTTGAACGATGTCGATGTCACCGTTCTTTTGCCGGAAGTGGCCGGCGCAGAGGAATTGCGCGCTTGGGGGCACGGCGGCGATGAGAACAGTACGGTGACGCTGGAAGACAACCAAAAAGTTTTGCTGTATGTCCCGCAGAATCCGGCCAACCAGTTCGTGGAGGCCCATGTGATTTTCCCGACCCGCATCACCGCGGACAATCCGAACGTGGTGAACGAAGACAAATTCGATGAAATCTTGGCGCAGGAAGCCGCTTTGGCGGAGGAAGAAGAACGCAATGCGCAGCTCTTTGCAATCCTAAGTGCGGTCTTGGCTGTGGTTGCGCCAATCCTGCCGATCCTGGTGTTCCTGTGGATAAGGAAAGCCAGGAAGATAGAAATCCCGCAGGAAATCCATCTGCCGGACCATATCTATGAGTTGCCTGAGGACATGACCCCGGCAGTCATGAGCGGTGCCGTCTTCAGCGGCAATGTGCAGGCCGCGGACATTTCGGCGACTATCCTGGATCTGGTGCGGAAAGGCTATCTGACGATCTCTCCGGTGCAGATTCCCCAAAAAGGGATCTTCGGGCGGGAAAAAGCGCCGGAAGACTCCTTCCGCCTGACGCAGATCAAGGACACGAAAAATGTCCCGCTCCTGAGCCACGAAAAACAGCTTTTGGACTGGTTCATCCATGATGTCGGGGATGGGGAAAGCGTCACGCTCGATGACATCGAGAACATCGCCGACAACTCGGCTGAAGCCAAACGCTTCAATGAGAATCGGGTCAAATGGCAGGAGCGCGTAATGGATGTCGCCACACCGAAACGGCAGAACTATCGTTCGAAGGACAACAAAAAAGCTGTCGCCTTCGCGGTCCTGGCTTTGGTCGCGAACGGTTTCCTGCTGTTCGCGATTGTGTTCTTCGGCATCATAAGCGGCACTTTCACCGCGTGGGCAATCATCCTCGCAGTTTTGGGTGCGGTGTTCAGTTTCATCCAACTCATGGTAGTCGCAGTCAAACCGATCATGACTGCGGAGGGTGAACGCACGAAACAGGAATGGGTCGGCTTCCGCAATATGCTGAAGGACGTGGGTGATTTCCCGATGCGCGAAGTGGGATCGATTGCTTTATGGGATCATTTCTTGGTCTATGCGGTTTCGCTGGGCGTGGCCGACAAGGTCATGAAGCAGATGCAGGTCGAGTTCCCGGTGAATGAGATCCAAGCTTCCGCTTTCGGCAGTTATTACTACATGAACAACGCCATCTTCCTGTCCACGCTGAACAACAGCATCAACACGGGCGTAACCAAATCGATGCCGACTTCCTCGAACAGCAGCGGCTTCGGCGGCGGTTTCGGTGGCGGCTCATCGGGCGGTTCCGGTGGCGGTTCCGGCGGTGGGGCTTTCTGA
- a CDS encoding two-component system regulatory protein YycI yields MDFRRIKIIFILTFAALNVYLLSVLLEKNATTLSFGSESTTLNIEEAMKSDDISFPTLSTDQEKIPLLKTDKGATLEADQSKLMNQTTVFEDGVLFSTLSEPIPLEVDAADSELVDRTPITDFIVKGNILYGSEYSFLTYLPLRRQLVYAQVANTIPIGDSTGSITFNLNPDYEVISYEQTFAGAAEVQGNSRSVISQKRAVEALYLNNQIPANSTVRKVQLTYYRTLSLSDMDIYSPMWYIEIEIANSLVEIRRVDALTGSIITTPTVTLPAAEAQIKAKTATNSALLLVEEDSSEAGNELD; encoded by the coding sequence GTGGATTTTAGACGCATCAAAATCATTTTTATCCTCACTTTCGCAGCCTTGAACGTCTATCTGCTCAGCGTGCTGTTGGAAAAAAACGCCACGACATTGAGCTTCGGTAGCGAGAGCACCACGCTGAACATCGAAGAGGCAATGAAGTCGGATGACATCAGCTTTCCGACGTTATCGACCGATCAGGAGAAGATCCCGTTGCTGAAGACGGACAAAGGGGCCACGTTGGAGGCGGATCAGTCAAAGTTAATGAATCAGACGACTGTCTTTGAGGATGGGGTGTTGTTCAGCACCTTGTCCGAGCCGATTCCGCTTGAAGTTGATGCGGCAGATTCGGAGCTTGTGGACAGAACGCCGATCACTGATTTTATAGTGAAAGGCAACATCCTCTACGGATCAGAATATTCCTTCCTTACGTATTTGCCGCTCAGGAGACAGCTTGTGTATGCCCAAGTCGCGAACACCATTCCCATCGGCGACAGTACGGGCAGCATCACTTTCAACTTGAATCCCGATTATGAAGTCATTTCCTATGAACAGACTTTTGCGGGTGCGGCAGAAGTGCAAGGCAACAGCAGGAGCGTGATTTCGCAGAAGCGTGCGGTTGAAGCGCTGTACCTCAACAATCAGATTCCGGCGAATTCCACCGTACGGAAAGTGCAACTGACGTATTACCGCACGCTGAGTCTGTCGGATATGGATATCTACAGCCCGATGTGGTACATCGAGATCGAAATAGCAAACTCGCTTGTGGAAATAAGACGGGTGGATGCCTTGACAGGCAGCATCATCACGACGCCTACTGTTACGCTTCCGGCAGCCGAAGCGCAAATCAAGGCGAAGACAGCCACCAACAGCGCTTTGTTGCTGGTGGAAGAGGACTCTTCGGAAGCAGGAAACGAACTTGATTGA
- the yycH gene encoding two-component system activity regulator YycH, translating to MRQKESPVLSALLYTLVAISLFLTVRILSTPSTFGSGQNSTTSVSANLTNTKKIEDVFAPIRMIVHTDKRIYLTQNPEIMQSVNDLFGESVLDGIEGVSTYPQEEYNALILAPTQLEIRFAEAVPLELLSRYFTNLQQDYLNDRIDRIIFNSKEEDPVYLLNDETKQVFTAARPVNVLQPLVDFYEGQKDAYMEVESYESESAISYLPTEEITVQKLVYLVEKPSNSYFIDLLFDDTTDLKDNGNDEFVSYSDNISELSIHKETGLLSYYRNILDAENVPDYRLIRDSFHEIKMLDNWTNPFYFYGFDEGTDNVYYRRYVNGYPIFGEVDYGLTRIHMSGSSMTELQFLTQVIQTPLTDRGEDVTLLSGKDLLAALDAGGYNSQEVQMIALGYDWTFSEESNRLVNLTPKWFIQIDGVWKSLDRLIGATETGGDESGF from the coding sequence ATGAGACAAAAAGAATCACCGGTGCTGAGCGCATTGTTATACACATTGGTCGCAATCAGCCTGTTCCTGACGGTAAGGATCCTCTCCACTCCGAGCACGTTCGGTTCAGGCCAGAATTCGACGACATCCGTCTCCGCAAATCTGACCAACACGAAAAAAATAGAGGATGTCTTTGCACCGATAAGGATGATCGTACATACGGATAAGCGCATCTACTTGACGCAAAATCCGGAAATCATGCAAAGCGTGAATGACCTGTTCGGGGAGAGCGTCCTTGACGGAATCGAGGGTGTCTCCACCTACCCGCAGGAGGAATATAATGCGCTTATTCTGGCGCCTACCCAACTGGAGATCCGTTTTGCCGAGGCGGTTCCGCTGGAGTTGCTTTCGCGTTATTTCACGAATCTCCAGCAGGACTACCTTAATGACAGGATCGATCGGATCATCTTCAATTCGAAGGAGGAAGATCCCGTCTACCTGTTGAATGACGAGACGAAGCAAGTGTTCACCGCAGCGCGGCCGGTAAATGTGCTGCAGCCGTTGGTGGACTTTTACGAAGGACAAAAGGATGCGTACATGGAAGTGGAATCGTATGAATCCGAATCAGCCATCTCCTACCTTCCGACAGAGGAAATCACGGTCCAAAAGTTGGTCTATCTGGTGGAAAAGCCTTCGAACAGCTACTTCATCGATCTGCTCTTCGATGATACGACCGACCTGAAGGACAACGGGAATGATGAATTCGTGAGTTACAGTGATAACATTTCCGAATTGAGCATCCATAAGGAAACAGGGCTGTTGAGCTATTACCGGAACATCCTCGATGCCGAGAACGTGCCTGATTATCGCCTGATCCGCGATAGTTTCCATGAAATCAAGATGCTGGACAATTGGACGAATCCTTTTTATTTCTATGGGTTTGATGAGGGGACGGATAACGTCTACTACCGCAGATATGTGAACGGCTATCCGATATTCGGGGAAGTCGATTATGGACTGACGCGGATCCACATGTCCGGATCATCCATGACGGAACTGCAATTCCTGACGCAAGTCATCCAGACGCCGTTGACGGATCGCGGAGAGGATGTCACCCTGTTGAGCGGAAAAGACCTTTTGGCGGCACTGGATGCGGGTGGATACAACAGCCAGGAAGTTCAGATGATCGCTTTGGGCTATGATTGGACATTCAGTGAAGAGTCCAACCGTCTCGTCAATTTGACGCCGAAATGGTTCATTCAGATCGACGGCGTCTGGAAGTCGTTGGACCGTTTGATCGGCGCAACGGAAACGGGGGGTGACGAGAGTGGATTTTAG